The Bacteroidales bacterium genome segment CCCGTCATCAGCCTGGTATTCATGTACCAGTTGCAAAGAGCCTTTCAGCATCCAGGCAAACGGATTGAACCACATTACGGCCGTTAGCAGTTCAATCAGCAGGATGTCAAAGGAATGGTACTGGTTTACATGCACTTTTTCATGGGTAATGATCTGTTCCAGATCGGAATCATCCGGAACAGGATGAATAAAAATCCACCGGAAAAACGAAAATGTGGTTTGAAACCGGTGATTATACAGCAAGATGCAATCAGCGAGATGCACCTTGTATGATTTTCCGTATTGCAATCTCAGGATAATCAGCATGGCCAGGATCCGGATCAGTAAAATTCCTGCAATGGCCAGGTATACTCCGATCGCAATTTTCTTCAGGTTATGTTTAAGAAAAACAAGCCATAATCCATGATTTGACTGTTTGCCTGCAGGAATGACATTTACAGGGTTTGTACCGGTAAGTACTACCTGTACTGCCTGTTTTTTCTGAAACCAGCCGGTATGGATCGTATAACCTGAGAGGGGGATTATCAGTGAGAGGATCATAGAGGCAACAAGGAATATCCGGGCATGCTGAAAGTTTACACACTGCCGGAACAACAAACGGTAAGCTATGTAAAAGAAACCCAGACAAACCGATGCAATGAGTGTATAACGCAGGATTTCCATACTATTGCTTTTTATTATGAATCTCTTTCTCCACTATCTCGCGTAGTTCTTCAAGTTCAGCCAGGCTGATTTCCTTACTTTTTACAAAGGTGGAAACCAGTTGGTTTATTGAACCGTTGAAGAGTCCCCTGAACGTGTCCTTTAATATATATTGGGCATACTCTTTCTGGGTAACAACCGGGTAATACACGTGGGTTTTTCCGTATGTCTTGTGTGAAACATACCCTTTCTTTTCAAGTACTTTGATCACTGTGGCCACAGTGTTATAAGCAGGTTTGGGCTCAGGAAGGTTATCCAGAATATCGCTTACGGCGCCTTCCTTAATTTTCCAGAGGGCTTTTAACAGATCTTCCTGCGCTTTTGTAATTTCTTTCATAAAAAACATTTTGTTAAGCAAATGTAACTATAAAAATTATTTATCTACTACAATTATAGTTAAAATTTCATAAAATGATATACACCCGCCATAGTGCACGGTATACAAGGGTAAGCTCGCGGCTACCATAATGCCGGCCCTATGGGCCTTTGATGTTGTTCCTATGAGGACTTTGCTACCATAATGCCGGCCCTATGGGCCTGCCATAATGCATGTAAATAGACAAGGGTAAGCTCCGCTAGGAGCGGCATTACGGTAGAAATATGCAGGTTTGATAACTCAAAAGCTCCGCTAGGAGCGGCATTATGGTAGGTTTTGAGCATAATGCCGGCCATAACGGTCTTTTTGAGCGTCGGGACTATTTTGCGTAATTCTCAGAAATATGCCAGTAATAAAATGTTTATATTTATCGCTTCATTTCAACTGGCAAACAATAACCAAATAAGTAAAACCCATGAAAAAATTCTTCTTGCTTGTTTTCGCCGTTTCTACTGTAATGGCAGCCTGTACGAAAAAACCGGCACCCGCTGAAAATAAACTTACAATGGAAAACTGGGGAACCGTGGATAGCATGCCTGTGCAGCTTTACACACTCACCAACCTGAAAGGAATGACGATAAAAATAACCAATTATGGCGGCATTCTTACATACGTAGGTGTTCCTGATAAAAATGATTCAATCGGCAATGTGGTGCTTGGATTCGATAAACTTGACCAGTATCTGCTTGACCATCCGAATTTCGGCGCTACAATTGGCCGCTTCGGAAACCGGATTGGAGGAGCTAAATTTACACTCGA includes the following:
- a CDS encoding BlaI/MecI/CopY family transcriptional regulator, whose translation is MKEITKAQEDLLKALWKIKEGAVSDILDNLPEPKPAYNTVATVIKVLEKKGYVSHKTYGKTHVYYPVVTQKEYAQYILKDTFRGLFNGSINQLVSTFVKSKEISLAELEELREIVEKEIHNKKQ